The following proteins are encoded in a genomic region of Lutra lutra chromosome 16, mLutLut1.2, whole genome shotgun sequence:
- the RFFL gene encoding E3 ubiquitin-protein ligase rififylin isoform X9: MWATCCNWFCLDGQPEEAPPAQGARTQAYSNPGYSSFPSPTGSEPGCKACGAHFANMARKQQTCLDCKKNFCMTCSTQVGNGPRLCLLCQRVRATAFQREELMKMKVKDLRDYLSLHDVSTEMCREKEELVLLVLGQQPVISQEGRTRAPTLSPDFPEHQAFRTQPRASTVPPTSARLPSSPAQATSVSPAQAQESQQSVDSEDSFVPGRRASLSDLTDLEDIEGLTVRQLKEILARNFVNYKGCCEKWELMERVTRLYKDQKGLQHLVCGAEDQNGGAVPPSVEENLCRICMDSPIDCVLLECGHMVTCTKCGKRMNECPICRQYVIRAVHVFRS, from the exons ATGTGGGCAACCTGCTGCAACTGGTTCTGCTTGGATGGACAGCCTGAGGAGGCCCCACCGGCGCAGGGAGCCAGGACGCAGGCCTACTCCAACCCTGGGTacagctccttcccttccccaacgGGCTCGGAACCAGGCTGCAAGGCCTGTGGGGCCCACTTCGCAAACATGGCCAGGAAG CAGCAGACCTGCCTCGACTGCAAGAAAAATTTCTGCATGACCTGTTCTACCCAAGTGGGGAACGGACCccgcctctgcctcctctgccagCGAGTCCGAGCCACTGCCTTTCAGCGGGAGGAGCTCATGAAGATGAAGGTGAAGGACCTGAGGGACTATCTCAGCCTCCATGACGTCTCCACCGAAATGTGCCGGGAGAAAGAGGAGCTGGTGCTCCTGGTGCTTGGCCAGCAGCCTGTAATCTCTCAGGAGGGCAGGACTCGCGCCCCCACCCTGTCCCCGGACTTCCCCGAGCACCAGGCCTTCCGGACGCAGCCTCGGGCCAGCACAGTACCTCCTACCTCGGCGAGACTCCCCTCTTCGCCCGCACAAGCCACCTCTGTGTCCCCCGCCCAGGCTCAGGAAAGCCAGCAG TCTGTCGACTCAGAGGACAGCTTCGTCCCGGGCCGGAGGGCCTCCCTGTCTGACCTGACTGACCTGGAGGACATCGAAGGTCTGACCGTGCGGCAGCTGAAAGAGATCCTGGCGCGCAACTTCGTCAACTACAAGGGCTGCTGCGAGAAGTGGGAGCTGATGGAGAGGGTGACGCGGCTGTACAAGGACCAGAAGGGGCTCCAGCACCTGG tgtgtGGTGCTGAAGACCAAAACG GTGGAGCAGTGCCGCCCAGCGTGGAGGAGAACCTGTGCAGGATCTGCATGGACTCGCCCATTGACTGTGTCTTGCTGGAGTGCGGTCACATGGTCACCTGCACCAAGTGTGGCAAGCGCATGAATGAGTGTCCCATCTGTCGGCAGTATGTGATCCGAGCCGTGCACGTCTTCAGATCCTGA
- the RFFL gene encoding E3 ubiquitin-protein ligase rififylin isoform X11: protein MTCSTQVGNGPRLCLLCQRVRATAFQREELMKMKVKDLRDYLSLHDVSTEMCREKEELVLLVLGQQPVISQEGRTRAPTLSPDFPEHQAFRTQPRASTVPPTSARLPSSPAQATSVSPAQAQESQQANGHVSQDQEEPVYLESTARAPAEEETQSVDSEDSFVPGRRASLSDLTDLEDIEGLTVRQLKEILARNFVNYKGCCEKWELMERVTRLYKDQKGLQHLEPGFALKSSWTESVAFPTSCHPAITASTTAMLFSTAGRRGSEPMCVVLKTKTVEQCRPAWRRTCAGSAWTRPLTVSCWSAVTWSPAPSVASA, encoded by the exons ATGACCTGTTCTACCCAAGTGGGGAACGGACCccgcctctgcctcctctgccagCGAGTCCGAGCCACTGCCTTTCAGCGGGAGGAGCTCATGAAGATGAAGGTGAAGGACCTGAGGGACTATCTCAGCCTCCATGACGTCTCCACCGAAATGTGCCGGGAGAAAGAGGAGCTGGTGCTCCTGGTGCTTGGCCAGCAGCCTGTAATCTCTCAGGAGGGCAGGACTCGCGCCCCCACCCTGTCCCCGGACTTCCCCGAGCACCAGGCCTTCCGGACGCAGCCTCGGGCCAGCACAGTACCTCCTACCTCGGCGAGACTCCCCTCTTCGCCCGCACAAGCCACCTCTGTGTCCCCCGCCCAGGCTCAGGAAAGCCAGCAG GCCAATGGCCATGTGTCTCAGGACCAAGAGGAACCTGTCTACCTGGAGAGCACAGCCAGAGCACCTGCTGAGGAGGAGACCCAG TCTGTCGACTCAGAGGACAGCTTCGTCCCGGGCCGGAGGGCCTCCCTGTCTGACCTGACTGACCTGGAGGACATCGAAGGTCTGACCGTGCGGCAGCTGAAAGAGATCCTGGCGCGCAACTTCGTCAACTACAAGGGCTGCTGCGAGAAGTGGGAGCTGATGGAGAGGGTGACGCGGCTGTACAAGGACCAGAAGGGGCTCCAGCACCTGG AGCCTGGGTTTGCACTGAAGAGTTCCTGGACTGAATCCGTAGCCTTTCCCACCTCGTGCCACCCCGCCATAACCGCTAGCACTACAGCAATGCTGTTCTCAACAGCTGGGAGACGAGGAAGTGAACCCATG tgtgtGGTGCTGAAGACCAAAACG GTGGAGCAGTGCCGCCCAGCGTGGAGGAGAACCTGTGCAGGATCTGCATGGACTCGCCCATTGACTGTGTCTTGCTGGAGTGCGGTCACATGGTCACCTGCACCAAGTGTGGCAAGCGCATGA